One region of Sus scrofa isolate TJ Tabasco breed Duroc chromosome 3, Sscrofa11.1, whole genome shotgun sequence genomic DNA includes:
- the UBFD1 gene encoding ubiquitin domain-containing protein UBFD1 isoform X4 — translation MAAAGAPDGMEEPGMDTEAETVAPEAPARPLNCVEAEAAAGAAAEDSCAAPGSLQPAPAQPPGDSAAQASVSNGEDAGGGAGRELVDLKIIWNKTKHDVKFPLDSTGSELKQKIHSITGLPPAMQKVMYKGLVPEDKTLREIKVTSGAKIMVVGSTINDVLAVNTPKDAAQQDAKAEENKKEPLCRQKQHRKVLDKGKPEDVMPSVKGAQERLPNMPLSGMYNKSGGKVRLTFKLEQDQLWIGTKERTEKLPMGSIKNVVSEPIEGHEDYHMMAFQLGPTEASYYWVYWVPTQYVDAIKDTVLGKWQYF, via the exons ATGGCGGCGGCCGGAGCCCCGGATG GCATGGAGGAGCCTGGCATGGATACCGAGGCCGAGACCGTGGCGCCCGAGGCGCCCGCACGGCCCCTCAACTGCGTAGAGGCCGAAgccgcggcgggggcggcggccgAGGACTCTTGCGCTGCTCCAGGCAGCCTGCAGCCGGCCCCGGCCCAGCCCCCTGGGGACTCTGCGGCCCAGGCGTCGGTCAGCAACGGCGAGGACGCGGGCGGCGGCGCGGGCAGGGAGCTGGTGGACCTGAAGATCATCTGGAACAAGACTAAACACGACGTGAAGTTCCCCCTGGACAGCACAGGCTCCGAGCTAAAACAGAAGATTCATTCGATTACAG GTCTCCCGCCTGCCATGCAGAAAGTCATGTATAAGGGACTTGTCCCTGAGGATAAGACGTTGAGAGAAATCAAAGTGACCAGCGGGGCCAAGATCATGGTGGTAGGCTCCACGATAAATGATGTTTTAGCAGTCAACACGCCCAAAGATGCTGCCCAGCAGGACGCGAAAGCCGAAGAGAACAAGAAGGAGCCTCTCTGCAGGCAGAAA CAACACAGGAAAGTGTTGGATAAAGGAAAACCCGAAGATGTGATGCCTTCTGTTAAGGGTGCCCAG GAGCGCCTGCCAAACATGCCCTTATCCGGTATGTACAACAAGTCCGGAGGGAAAGTGAGACTCACCTTTAAGCTAGAACAAGACCAGCTGTGGATCGGCACTAAAG AGCGGACTGAGAAGTTGCCCATGGGCTCCATCAAGAATGTGGTCAGCGAGCCTATCGAAGGACACGAAGACTATCACATGATG gCGTTTCAGTTGGGCCCCACGGAAGCCTCTTACTACTGGGTGTACTGGGTTCCAACTCAATATGTGGATGCAATCAAAGACACTGTGCTGGGGAAATGGCAGTATTTTTGA
- the UBFD1 gene encoding ubiquitin domain-containing protein UBFD1 isoform X2 — MAAAGAPDGMEEPGMDTEAETVAPEAPARPLNCVEAEAAAGAAAEDSCAAPGSLQPAPAQPPGDSAAQASVSNGEDAGGGAGRELVDLKIIWNKTKHDVKFPLDSTGSELKQKIHSITGLPPAMQKVMYKGLVPEDKTLREIKVTSGAKIMVVGSTINDVLAVNTPKDAAQQDAKAEENKKEPLCRQKQHRKVLDKGKPEDVMPSVKGAQERLPNMPLSGMYNKSGGKVRLTFKLEQDQLWIGTKERTEKLPMGSIKNVVSEPIEGHEDYHMMVPCLSLDSQSTLAKGGCAFSFLEEPQYRQEPSVTITNPYIHHQEMTVVKTFVTCFQSFIK, encoded by the exons ATGGCGGCGGCCGGAGCCCCGGATG GCATGGAGGAGCCTGGCATGGATACCGAGGCCGAGACCGTGGCGCCCGAGGCGCCCGCACGGCCCCTCAACTGCGTAGAGGCCGAAgccgcggcgggggcggcggccgAGGACTCTTGCGCTGCTCCAGGCAGCCTGCAGCCGGCCCCGGCCCAGCCCCCTGGGGACTCTGCGGCCCAGGCGTCGGTCAGCAACGGCGAGGACGCGGGCGGCGGCGCGGGCAGGGAGCTGGTGGACCTGAAGATCATCTGGAACAAGACTAAACACGACGTGAAGTTCCCCCTGGACAGCACAGGCTCCGAGCTAAAACAGAAGATTCATTCGATTACAG GTCTCCCGCCTGCCATGCAGAAAGTCATGTATAAGGGACTTGTCCCTGAGGATAAGACGTTGAGAGAAATCAAAGTGACCAGCGGGGCCAAGATCATGGTGGTAGGCTCCACGATAAATGATGTTTTAGCAGTCAACACGCCCAAAGATGCTGCCCAGCAGGACGCGAAAGCCGAAGAGAACAAGAAGGAGCCTCTCTGCAGGCAGAAA CAACACAGGAAAGTGTTGGATAAAGGAAAACCCGAAGATGTGATGCCTTCTGTTAAGGGTGCCCAG GAGCGCCTGCCAAACATGCCCTTATCCGGTATGTACAACAAGTCCGGAGGGAAAGTGAGACTCACCTTTAAGCTAGAACAAGACCAGCTGTGGATCGGCACTAAAG AGCGGACTGAGAAGTTGCCCATGGGCTCCATCAAGAATGTGGTCAGCGAGCCTATCGAAGGACACGAAGACTATCACATGATG GTGCCGTGTCTCTCGCTAGATTCTCAGTCGACCTTAGCAAAGGGTGgctgtgctttttcatttttagaggaaCCTCAATATAGACAAGAGCCGAGCGTTACCATAACAAACCCATATATCCATCACCAGGAGATGACTGTTGTAAAAACCTTTGTAActtgttttcagtctttcattaaataa
- the UBFD1 gene encoding ubiquitin domain-containing protein UBFD1 isoform X5 gives MAAAGAPDGMEEPGMDTEAETVAPEAPARPLNCVEAEAAAGAAAEDSCAAPGSLQPAPAQPPGDSAAQASVSNGEDAGGGAGRELVDLKIIWNKTKHDVKFPLDSTGSELKQKIHSITGLPPAMQKVMYKGLVPEDKTLREIKVTSGAKIMVVGSTINDVLAVNTPKDAAQQDAKAEENKKEPLCRQKQHRKVLDKGKPEDVMPSVKGAQERLPNMPLSGMYNKSGGKVRLTFKLEQDQLWIGTKERTEKLPMGSIKNVVSEPIEGHEDYHMMDRTFGGLLHVCAQQSQELRDKSPRAA, from the exons ATGGCGGCGGCCGGAGCCCCGGATG GCATGGAGGAGCCTGGCATGGATACCGAGGCCGAGACCGTGGCGCCCGAGGCGCCCGCACGGCCCCTCAACTGCGTAGAGGCCGAAgccgcggcgggggcggcggccgAGGACTCTTGCGCTGCTCCAGGCAGCCTGCAGCCGGCCCCGGCCCAGCCCCCTGGGGACTCTGCGGCCCAGGCGTCGGTCAGCAACGGCGAGGACGCGGGCGGCGGCGCGGGCAGGGAGCTGGTGGACCTGAAGATCATCTGGAACAAGACTAAACACGACGTGAAGTTCCCCCTGGACAGCACAGGCTCCGAGCTAAAACAGAAGATTCATTCGATTACAG GTCTCCCGCCTGCCATGCAGAAAGTCATGTATAAGGGACTTGTCCCTGAGGATAAGACGTTGAGAGAAATCAAAGTGACCAGCGGGGCCAAGATCATGGTGGTAGGCTCCACGATAAATGATGTTTTAGCAGTCAACACGCCCAAAGATGCTGCCCAGCAGGACGCGAAAGCCGAAGAGAACAAGAAGGAGCCTCTCTGCAGGCAGAAA CAACACAGGAAAGTGTTGGATAAAGGAAAACCCGAAGATGTGATGCCTTCTGTTAAGGGTGCCCAG GAGCGCCTGCCAAACATGCCCTTATCCGGTATGTACAACAAGTCCGGAGGGAAAGTGAGACTCACCTTTAAGCTAGAACAAGACCAGCTGTGGATCGGCACTAAAG AGCGGACTGAGAAGTTGCCCATGGGCTCCATCAAGAATGTGGTCAGCGAGCCTATCGAAGGACACGAAGACTATCACATGATG GACAGAACCTTTGGCGGCCTTCTCCACGTGTGTGCCCAGCAGAGCCAGGAGCTCCGGGACAAGAGCCCCCGAGCAGCTTAG
- the UBFD1 gene encoding ubiquitin domain-containing protein UBFD1 isoform X6 has product MAAAGAPDGMEEPGMDTEAETVAPEAPARPLNCVEAEAAAGAAAEDSCAAPGSLQPAPAQPPGDSAAQASVSNGEDAGGGAGRELVDLKIIWNKTKHDVKFPLDSTGSELKQKIHSITGLPPAMQKVMYKGLVPEDKTLREIKVTSGAKIMVVGSTINDVLAVNTPKDAAQQDAKAEENKKEPLCRQKQHRKVLDKGKPEDVMPSVKGAQERLPNMPLSGMYNKSGGKVRLTFKLEQDQLWIGTKERTEKLPMGSIKNVVSEPIEGHEDYHMMTREINVKRRNGSRVFIFSLVFA; this is encoded by the exons ATGGCGGCGGCCGGAGCCCCGGATG GCATGGAGGAGCCTGGCATGGATACCGAGGCCGAGACCGTGGCGCCCGAGGCGCCCGCACGGCCCCTCAACTGCGTAGAGGCCGAAgccgcggcgggggcggcggccgAGGACTCTTGCGCTGCTCCAGGCAGCCTGCAGCCGGCCCCGGCCCAGCCCCCTGGGGACTCTGCGGCCCAGGCGTCGGTCAGCAACGGCGAGGACGCGGGCGGCGGCGCGGGCAGGGAGCTGGTGGACCTGAAGATCATCTGGAACAAGACTAAACACGACGTGAAGTTCCCCCTGGACAGCACAGGCTCCGAGCTAAAACAGAAGATTCATTCGATTACAG GTCTCCCGCCTGCCATGCAGAAAGTCATGTATAAGGGACTTGTCCCTGAGGATAAGACGTTGAGAGAAATCAAAGTGACCAGCGGGGCCAAGATCATGGTGGTAGGCTCCACGATAAATGATGTTTTAGCAGTCAACACGCCCAAAGATGCTGCCCAGCAGGACGCGAAAGCCGAAGAGAACAAGAAGGAGCCTCTCTGCAGGCAGAAA CAACACAGGAAAGTGTTGGATAAAGGAAAACCCGAAGATGTGATGCCTTCTGTTAAGGGTGCCCAG GAGCGCCTGCCAAACATGCCCTTATCCGGTATGTACAACAAGTCCGGAGGGAAAGTGAGACTCACCTTTAAGCTAGAACAAGACCAGCTGTGGATCGGCACTAAAG AGCGGACTGAGAAGTTGCCCATGGGCTCCATCAAGAATGTGGTCAGCGAGCCTATCGAAGGACACGAAGACTATCACATGATG acCAGGGAAATAAATGTAAAGAGGAGGAATGGCTCGCGGGTCTTCATTTTCAGTTTGGTCTTCGCATGA